The following are encoded together in the Sinorhizobium terangae genome:
- the repB gene encoding plasmid partitioning protein RepB, protein MAGNNRKNELRALFAGGAPAAEQKTESELTPVNARTVSTPDAPRAASGAVRAMGLSLGNITREAEEARVLREALTQGERVVALDPALIEGSFVEDRLTDGEVDDPDFLALVESIRENGQQSPILVRPHPEKQGHYQTAYGHRRLKAVRRLELQVKAIVRPLSDNELVLAQGKENAERRNLSFIERALFAATLAARGFDRKVIGDALAVQKSELSRLLQVADSVPHHLARAIGPAPKAGRERWLAIAALLEREEARGLADEEIGSPRFRAADTDQRFQLVFNRLSEGDKPEPEKPEELRDEAGRVFARLRLDGKAPRIEFLPGTHPAFLKEAVSMLAKWHATFVKNQKF, encoded by the coding sequence ATGGCTGGCAACAACCGGAAGAACGAATTGCGGGCGCTGTTTGCGGGCGGTGCTCCTGCGGCGGAACAGAAGACCGAGAGCGAGTTGACACCTGTCAACGCGCGGACCGTCTCCACCCCGGATGCGCCGCGTGCCGCATCAGGAGCGGTCCGGGCGATGGGGCTTTCGCTCGGCAACATCACCCGCGAGGCGGAAGAGGCACGCGTGCTCAGGGAAGCTCTAACGCAGGGTGAGCGCGTCGTGGCTCTCGATCCGGCGTTGATCGAGGGCTCCTTCGTCGAGGACCGACTGACCGACGGCGAGGTGGACGATCCCGATTTTCTGGCGCTGGTCGAAAGCATCCGCGAGAACGGCCAGCAATCGCCGATCCTCGTGCGTCCGCATCCGGAAAAGCAGGGTCACTACCAGACAGCCTATGGCCATCGGCGACTAAAGGCCGTGCGCCGGCTCGAGCTGCAGGTGAAGGCGATCGTCCGGCCGCTTTCCGACAACGAGCTGGTGCTCGCCCAGGGCAAGGAAAATGCGGAACGGCGTAACCTATCCTTTATCGAGCGGGCGCTGTTTGCCGCCACACTCGCAGCCCGCGGCTTCGATCGCAAGGTGATCGGCGATGCGCTTGCGGTGCAGAAAAGCGAGCTCTCGCGCCTCCTCCAGGTGGCCGACAGCGTGCCGCACCATCTCGCCCGCGCCATCGGCCCGGCGCCGAAGGCAGGGCGGGAACGGTGGCTGGCGATCGCCGCGCTGCTCGAAAGGGAAGAGGCGCGCGGACTGGCGGATGAGGAAATCGGTTCGCCGCGGTTCCGCGCCGCAGACACCGACCAGCGCTTCCAGCTTGTCTTCAATCGCCTGTCCGAGGGCGACAAGCCGGAGCCGGAGAAGCCCGAGGAACTGAGAGACGAGGCGGGCCGTGTCTTCGCGCGGCTGCGGCTCGACGGAAAAGCCCCGAGAATCGAGTTCCTGCCCGGCACCCATCCAGCCTTCCTCAAGGAGGCGGTATCGATGCTGGCAAAATGGCACGCGACGTTTGTGAAGAACCAGAAGTTTTAG
- the repA gene encoding plasmid partitioning protein RepA: protein MDMAGSTAAIGEAGGLSGGYRRPADEAIAADARALSEQLKAMRERLFAPTAMKTLRSFTSGEAAKLIGVSDGYLRQLSLAGEGPQPDTGSGGRRSYSLSDINALRRHLADQALAKGNGAKARSYLKWRDSAKGEHLQVISVTNFKGGSGKTTSSVHLAQYLALTGHRVLAVDLDPQASLSALFGYQPELDLTGNDTLYGAIRYDAEARPLKDIIRKTYFDGLDLVPGNLELQEFEHTTPQALSARQSGADAGPLFFARVQSALATVADEYDVVVIDCPPQLGYLTLSALCASTSVIVTVHPQMLDVASMNQFLYMTSDLLGVVREAGGELNFDFLRYLVTRFEPNDGPQAQIVGFMRSLFGDRVLTSAMVKSTAISDAGLTKQTLYEVGRENFTRATYDRAIESLNAVNGEVEALIHAAWGR, encoded by the coding sequence ATGGACATGGCGGGATCAACGGCGGCGATCGGAGAAGCAGGCGGCTTGAGCGGGGGCTATCGACGACCGGCGGATGAGGCGATCGCGGCGGATGCGCGGGCGCTTTCCGAGCAGTTGAAGGCGATGCGCGAGCGCCTGTTCGCGCCGACGGCGATGAAGACGCTCAGAAGCTTCACCTCCGGCGAGGCCGCCAAGCTGATTGGGGTTTCCGACGGTTATCTTCGGCAACTGTCGCTGGCGGGCGAGGGGCCCCAACCCGACACCGGGTCCGGCGGGCGGCGCTCCTATTCGCTCTCCGATATCAATGCCCTTCGTCGCCATCTCGCCGACCAGGCACTCGCCAAGGGCAATGGTGCCAAGGCGCGCAGCTACCTGAAATGGCGCGACAGTGCCAAGGGCGAACACCTGCAGGTCATCTCCGTCACCAACTTCAAGGGCGGCTCCGGCAAGACGACGTCGTCGGTCCATCTCGCCCAATATCTCGCCCTGACCGGCCACCGGGTGCTGGCGGTCGACCTCGACCCGCAGGCCTCGCTTTCGGCGCTGTTCGGCTATCAGCCGGAACTGGACCTGACCGGCAACGATACGCTTTATGGCGCCATCCGCTACGATGCCGAGGCGCGACCGCTGAAGGACATCATTCGCAAGACCTATTTCGACGGCCTCGATCTGGTGCCGGGCAATCTCGAACTGCAGGAGTTCGAGCACACGACGCCGCAGGCACTGAGCGCCCGCCAGAGCGGCGCGGATGCCGGTCCGCTGTTCTTCGCCCGCGTGCAGTCGGCGCTTGCGACCGTCGCCGACGAGTACGACGTCGTCGTCATCGACTGCCCGCCACAGCTCGGCTATCTGACGCTTTCGGCGCTCTGCGCCTCCACCTCGGTCATCGTGACGGTGCATCCGCAGATGCTCGACGTCGCGTCGATGAACCAGTTTCTCTACATGACCTCGGACCTCCTCGGCGTCGTGCGCGAGGCCGGCGGCGAGCTCAACTTTGACTTTCTGCGTTACCTCGTCACCCGCTTCGAGCCCAATGACGGACCGCAGGCGCAGATCGTCGGCTTCATGCGCTCGCTCTTCGGCGATCGCGTGCTGACGTCGGCGATGGTGAAATCGACGGCGATCTCGGATGCCGGCCTGACGAAACAGACGCTCTACGAGGTCGGCCGGGAGAATTTCACCCGCGCGACCTACGACCGGGCGATCGAGTCGCTGAACGCCGTCAACGGCGAAGTCGAGGCCCTCATTCATGCGGCCTGGGGGCGCTAA
- a CDS encoding ABC transporter permease: MSDTSEDRISIRTRLPAFLRRADPAVLTAFGCILLLLFLSSLYSSNFLSLGYLLQQLKVASFLGVVAAGVMVVILLGHIDLSIPWVMTTGAMMACAAASFGGIGPVIAIPFGILCGAAFGLLNGFGVAYLRIPSMIVTLASNVVAQGLMVVYTGGFSPQDSAPPAVRWLATGFVIPGLPNAILVWIAISAMMVFLFTRTSFGRAVYGIGNSERAAYLSGIDTRRVVMIAFAISGALSAFGGVLLAGYSSKAAQAMGDAYLLPAIAAVVLGGTSILGGRGSYLGTVAGVILITLLQSILSVMQMPEAGRQIVYGVVIILMLLLYGRTPPNR, from the coding sequence ATGAGCGACACATCCGAGGACCGTATCTCGATCAGGACGCGCCTGCCGGCATTCCTCCGCCGCGCCGATCCGGCCGTGCTCACCGCCTTCGGCTGCATCCTCCTGCTGCTCTTCCTGAGCAGCCTTTATTCCAGCAATTTTCTGTCACTCGGCTACCTCCTGCAACAGCTCAAGGTCGCTTCATTTCTCGGGGTCGTGGCCGCCGGCGTCATGGTGGTGATTCTTCTCGGCCACATCGATCTCTCCATCCCCTGGGTGATGACGACCGGCGCGATGATGGCCTGTGCCGCCGCCAGCTTCGGAGGCATCGGACCGGTGATCGCCATTCCTTTCGGGATCCTCTGCGGCGCGGCCTTCGGCCTGCTGAATGGCTTTGGCGTCGCCTATCTGCGCATCCCATCGATGATCGTCACGCTTGCGAGCAATGTCGTCGCGCAAGGATTGATGGTCGTCTACACCGGCGGCTTCTCGCCGCAAGACTCCGCGCCGCCGGCGGTGCGCTGGCTCGCGACAGGGTTCGTCATCCCAGGCCTGCCGAATGCCATCCTCGTCTGGATCGCGATCAGCGCCATGATGGTGTTCCTGTTTACACGCACCTCCTTCGGCCGAGCGGTTTATGGTATCGGCAACAGCGAACGCGCGGCCTACCTTTCGGGGATCGACACGCGGCGCGTCGTCATGATCGCCTTTGCGATTTCGGGAGCGCTGAGCGCGTTCGGCGGCGTGCTGCTCGCCGGCTATTCCTCGAAGGCGGCACAGGCGATGGGCGACGCCTATCTTCTGCCGGCGATCGCCGCCGTCGTGCTCGGCGGCACCTCGATCCTCGGCGGTCGTGGCTCTTATCTGGGCACGGTCGCCGGCGTGATCCTGATCACGCTCCTGCAATCGATCCTCTCGGTGATGCAGATGCCGGAAGCCGGCCGCCAGATCGTCTACGGTGTGGTCATCATCCTCATGCTGCTCCTTTACGGCCGCACGCCGCCGAACCGGTGA
- a CDS encoding LacI family DNA-binding transcriptional regulator gives MASSNDSEVRNRSRRGSGRPTLADVAGLAGVGSITVSRALRDPERVSPELRQRIAAAVNELGYVPNPSARALASARADVIGVLVPSLTNNVFSEVLRGIHDGLGNCPLQIQFGNTHYSDEEEERLLRVFLGQRPSALIVSGIDQGPTTRQMLQEAGCPVVQIMEIGPDPVDMMIGFSHLEAGKVVARHLIDVGCKRIGFLGARMDPRSRRRLAGYEAVMREAGRFDTVLVTTTISPSSVSMGVSLFHKALEKTPDLDGVICNNDDLALGVLFACHRAGLKVPAQISIAGFNDLEMMEVASPSITSVRTPRYEIGQRAIAMARAAIDGERPRRAVVDLGFELKIRESTMRAAVPAF, from the coding sequence GTGGCGTCGTCCAACGACAGCGAAGTCAGGAACCGATCGCGGCGTGGCAGCGGCCGTCCGACGCTCGCAGATGTTGCGGGTCTGGCCGGCGTCGGCAGCATCACGGTTTCGCGCGCGCTGCGCGATCCCGAGCGCGTATCGCCGGAACTGCGCCAGCGCATCGCCGCGGCCGTCAATGAACTGGGCTACGTGCCGAACCCGAGCGCGCGTGCGCTGGCCTCGGCGCGCGCCGATGTCATCGGTGTACTCGTTCCGTCGCTGACGAACAATGTCTTTTCCGAAGTCTTGCGCGGCATCCACGATGGTCTGGGGAATTGCCCGCTGCAGATCCAGTTTGGCAACACGCATTATTCCGATGAGGAGGAGGAGCGATTGCTGAGGGTCTTCCTCGGCCAGCGTCCGTCGGCGCTGATCGTTTCCGGCATCGATCAGGGGCCGACGACACGGCAGATGCTGCAAGAGGCCGGCTGCCCGGTTGTGCAGATCATGGAAATTGGGCCGGATCCGGTCGACATGATGATCGGCTTTTCCCACCTGGAGGCCGGCAAGGTGGTGGCGCGACACCTGATCGATGTCGGCTGCAAGCGGATAGGATTTCTCGGCGCCCGCATGGACCCGCGTTCGCGGCGGCGCCTCGCTGGCTACGAAGCGGTGATGCGCGAGGCCGGACGCTTCGACACAGTGCTCGTGACAACAACCATTTCGCCCTCGAGCGTGTCGATGGGCGTAAGTCTGTTCCACAAGGCGCTCGAAAAGACCCCTGATCTCGACGGCGTCATTTGCAACAATGACGATCTGGCGCTCGGCGTACTCTTCGCCTGCCATCGCGCAGGCTTGAAGGTTCCGGCGCAAATCAGCATCGCCGGCTTCAACGATCTGGAAATGATGGAGGTCGCGTCGCCTTCCATCACCAGCGTGCGCACCCCTCGATACGAGATCGGGCAGCGCGCCATCGCCATGGCGCGGGCCGCCATTGACGGCGAGCGGCCACGGCGAGCAGTCGTAGACCTCGGCTTTGAGTTGAAGATTCGCGAGAGCACCATGCGCGCGGCTGTACCTGCATTCTGA
- the urtE gene encoding urea ABC transporter ATP-binding subunit UrtE codes for MLSVENVSLHYGAAQALRNVSIRAEMGKITCVLGRNGVGKSSLLRAITGQHPVTSGTISFSGTRLDGLAPFRRAKLGVGYVPQGREIFPLLSVRENLETGYAPLKRAERSIPEDIFNLFPVLKSMLSRRGGDLSGGQQQQLAIGRALVTRPKILVLDEPTEGIQPSIIKDIGRAIRYLRDSTGMAILLVEQYLDFCRELADHVYIMDRGAFVHEGPAETLDTPEARRHLTV; via the coding sequence ATGTTGAGCGTTGAAAACGTCAGCCTTCACTACGGCGCAGCACAAGCCCTGCGCAACGTCTCGATCAGGGCGGAGATGGGAAAGATCACCTGCGTGCTCGGGCGCAATGGCGTCGGCAAGTCGAGCCTACTCAGGGCGATCACCGGCCAGCATCCGGTGACGAGCGGCACGATCTCCTTCAGCGGCACGCGGCTCGACGGCCTGGCGCCGTTTCGTCGGGCAAAGCTCGGCGTCGGTTACGTGCCGCAGGGCCGCGAGATTTTCCCCTTGCTCAGCGTCAGGGAGAATCTCGAAACCGGCTATGCGCCGCTGAAGCGGGCCGAGCGCTCGATACCCGAGGACATCTTCAACCTGTTTCCGGTGCTGAAATCCATGCTCAGCCGGCGCGGTGGGGATCTTTCCGGAGGCCAGCAGCAGCAGCTTGCCATCGGTCGCGCGCTCGTCACCCGCCCCAAGATCCTGGTGCTCGACGAGCCGACCGAGGGCATCCAGCCATCGATCATCAAGGATATTGGCCGCGCGATCAGATACTTGCGGGATTCGACCGGCATGGCGATCCTCCTCGTCGAGCAATATCTCGACTTCTGCCGCGAGCTTGCCGATCACGTCTACATCATGGACCGCGGTGCTTTCGTGCACGAGGGACCAGCCGAGACGCTGGATACGCCGGAGGCGCGGCGACATCTGACCGTGTGA
- a CDS encoding sugar ABC transporter ATP-binding protein, translating into MTTAETQATSPLFRMEGVSKRYGGVRALDNAKLDVEAGHIHAILGENGAGKSTLIKIMAGVVAADEGRMLLDGHDITFRSPAAASAAGIACVFQELSLIPDLSVADNIAIANPPRRFGLIDRRAQRAIAEEALARAGAEDIHPRAAVKDLPLSRRQMVEIAKALASKPRILILDEATSALTAGDVAKVFAVLKRLRSEGLALLYISHRMHEIAELADTCTVFRNGRNVASFRAGTRSNSEVVEMMIGREYSNVFPPKPQRAAIAKPPRLECRNLGWGDRLRDISLSVAEGEVVGLGGLDGQGQRDLLLALFGVLRGTTGSVLIDGAPMTIASPAVARTSRSAMALIPEDRKTEGLMLPMTVRENLSFAALDHVSRGGIIDRTAEEQLIDEMVRLLVIKTAGLDIPVGALSGGNQQKVVIAKWLMRKPRIVLLNDPTRGIDVGTKQEMYQLLRRLADAGAAILFYSTDYDELIGCCDRVLVLYDGRIVRELEGRDITEHALIASALNVDDGDREGTAA; encoded by the coding sequence ATGACAACGGCAGAGACACAGGCGACGTCCCCGCTCTTCCGGATGGAAGGGGTATCCAAGCGTTATGGCGGGGTGCGTGCCCTCGACAATGCCAAGCTCGACGTCGAAGCGGGCCATATCCACGCGATCCTCGGCGAAAACGGCGCGGGCAAGTCGACGCTGATCAAGATCATGGCAGGCGTGGTGGCAGCGGATGAGGGGCGTATGCTGCTCGATGGCCACGACATCACCTTCCGTTCGCCGGCGGCAGCCTCGGCCGCGGGCATCGCCTGCGTCTTCCAGGAGCTGTCCCTGATCCCCGACCTTAGCGTCGCCGATAATATCGCCATTGCCAATCCGCCGCGCCGCTTCGGCCTGATCGACCGCCGGGCTCAGCGCGCGATCGCGGAAGAGGCACTGGCGCGCGCCGGCGCCGAGGACATTCACCCGCGTGCGGCGGTGAAGGACCTGCCGCTCTCCCGCCGGCAGATGGTCGAGATCGCCAAGGCGCTGGCATCAAAGCCACGCATCCTGATTCTCGACGAGGCGACTTCGGCGCTGACGGCCGGCGATGTCGCCAAGGTGTTTGCGGTGCTGAAGCGCCTGCGCTCCGAGGGTCTGGCGCTCCTCTATATCTCGCACCGCATGCATGAGATCGCCGAACTCGCCGACACCTGCACCGTGTTCCGCAACGGCCGCAATGTCGCAAGCTTTCGCGCCGGCACCCGCAGCAACAGCGAAGTCGTCGAGATGATGATCGGGCGTGAATACAGCAACGTCTTTCCGCCGAAGCCGCAGCGTGCGGCCATCGCCAAGCCGCCCCGCCTCGAATGCCGGAATCTCGGCTGGGGCGACCGGCTGCGCGACATTTCGCTCTCGGTCGCCGAAGGGGAGGTGGTGGGCCTGGGAGGGCTCGACGGCCAGGGCCAGCGCGACCTGCTGCTCGCTCTCTTCGGCGTATTGCGCGGCACCACGGGCTCGGTGCTCATCGACGGCGCACCGATGACGATCGCCAGCCCCGCAGTCGCCCGCACCTCGCGCAGCGCCATGGCGCTTATTCCGGAAGATCGCAAGACTGAGGGACTGATGCTGCCGATGACCGTGCGGGAGAACCTCTCCTTCGCCGCACTCGACCATGTTTCGCGCGGCGGGATTATCGACCGCACTGCAGAAGAACAACTGATCGATGAAATGGTGCGGCTGCTGGTGATCAAGACGGCCGGGCTCGACATCCCGGTTGGCGCGCTATCGGGCGGCAACCAGCAGAAAGTGGTGATTGCCAAGTGGCTGATGCGCAAGCCGCGCATCGTTCTGCTCAATGACCCGACACGCGGTATCGATGTCGGCACCAAGCAGGAGATGTACCAGCTTCTGCGCCGGCTCGCCGACGCCGGCGCGGCGATCCTGTTCTATTCGACCGACTATGACGAGTTGATCGGCTGCTGCGACCGGGTCCTCGTTCTCTATGACGGCCGCATCGTCCGCGAGCTTGAAGGCCGGGATATCACCGAGCATGCGCTGATCGCGAGCGCTCTCAACGTCGACGACGGCGACCGGGAGGGAACGGCGGCATGA
- the urtC gene encoding urea ABC transporter permease subunit UrtC: MITSFLVKSLDRTILIAVAILIALAVLVPALNLLTAPDHPLHVPTYLVSLFGKYLTYALLALALDLVWGFCGILSLGHAAFFALGGYAMGMYLMRQIGARGSYGNPLLPDFMVFLNWKELPWFWYGFDMFWFAALMVVLVPGLIAFVFGWFAFRSRVNGVYLSIITQAMTYALLLAFFRNDMGFGGNNGLTDFKDILGFNIQADGTRAALFAASALALAISLVITSGIVRSKFGKVLVALRDAESRTRFLGYRVEHMKLFAFTVSAMMAGVAGALYVPQVGIINPGEFEPGNSIEVVIWTAVGGRGTLIGPIIGAILVNGGKSIFTAAFPEFWLFALGGLFVLVTLFLPKGVVGTAQQYLARRKAYREAARKEGENDKVASLAAAEPMAAE; this comes from the coding sequence ATGATCACCTCGTTCCTCGTCAAGTCGCTCGACCGCACCATCCTCATCGCCGTGGCGATCCTGATCGCTCTTGCCGTTCTGGTGCCGGCGTTGAACCTGCTGACCGCGCCGGACCATCCGCTGCACGTGCCGACCTATCTGGTCTCGCTCTTCGGCAAGTACCTGACCTATGCGCTGCTGGCGCTTGCGCTCGATCTCGTCTGGGGCTTCTGCGGCATTCTCTCGCTCGGCCACGCCGCCTTCTTCGCGCTCGGCGGTTATGCCATGGGCATGTACCTGATGCGCCAGATCGGCGCGCGCGGCTCCTACGGCAATCCGCTGCTGCCGGATTTCATGGTGTTCCTCAACTGGAAGGAACTGCCCTGGTTCTGGTACGGCTTCGACATGTTCTGGTTCGCGGCGCTGATGGTGGTGCTCGTGCCGGGGCTCATTGCCTTCGTCTTCGGCTGGTTCGCCTTCCGCTCGCGGGTCAACGGCGTCTATCTATCGATCATCACCCAGGCCATGACCTATGCCCTGCTGCTCGCCTTCTTCAGGAACGACATGGGCTTCGGCGGCAACAACGGCCTCACCGACTTCAAGGACATTCTCGGCTTCAACATCCAGGCGGACGGCACGCGCGCCGCCCTCTTTGCCGCCTCCGCCCTGGCGCTCGCCATCTCGCTCGTCATTACCTCGGGCATCGTGCGCTCCAAGTTCGGCAAGGTGCTTGTGGCGCTGCGCGACGCGGAAAGCCGCACCCGCTTTCTCGGCTATCGCGTCGAACACATGAAGCTCTTCGCGTTCACTGTTTCGGCGATGATGGCCGGCGTCGCCGGCGCGCTCTACGTGCCGCAGGTGGGCATCATCAATCCCGGCGAGTTCGAGCCCGGCAATTCGATAGAGGTGGTGATCTGGACGGCGGTCGGCGGCCGCGGCACGCTGATCGGCCCGATCATCGGTGCAATCCTCGTCAACGGCGGAAAGAGTATCTTCACCGCGGCCTTCCCGGAATTCTGGCTGTTTGCGCTCGGCGGGCTGTTCGTGCTCGTCACGCTCTTCCTGCCGAAGGGCGTGGTCGGCACCGCACAGCAATATCTTGCCCGCCGAAAGGCCTATCGCGAGGCCGCCCGAAAGGAAGGCGAGAACGACAAAGTGGCGAGCCTTGCCGCCGCCGAACCTATGGCCGCGGAGTGA
- the urtD gene encoding urea ABC transporter ATP-binding protein UrtD translates to MTEKKPRSLLYLDGVSVSFDGFKALNSLSFVIEPGELRAIIGPNGAGKTTMMDIITGKTRPDEGEVFFKGDIDLTRKDEAEIAQLGIGRKFQKPTVFENHTVWDNLELALNRSRGVFATLFYRLTGEDRTRIEEILSTVRLAARRDDLAANLSHGQKQWLEIGMLLAQEPELLLVDEPVAGMTDAETVETAVLLKEIARTRSVVVVEHDMGFIRELGVKVTCLAEGSVLAEGSIEFVSSDPKVIENYLGR, encoded by the coding sequence ATGACCGAGAAGAAGCCCAGGAGCCTCCTCTATCTCGACGGCGTCTCCGTCTCCTTCGACGGCTTCAAGGCGTTGAATTCGCTGTCCTTTGTCATCGAACCCGGCGAACTCAGGGCGATCATCGGTCCGAACGGTGCCGGCAAGACGACCATGATGGACATCATCACCGGCAAGACCCGGCCGGACGAGGGCGAGGTCTTCTTCAAGGGCGATATCGATCTGACACGCAAGGACGAGGCGGAGATTGCGCAGCTCGGCATCGGGCGGAAGTTCCAGAAGCCGACCGTCTTTGAGAACCACACGGTCTGGGACAATCTGGAACTGGCGCTGAACCGCAGCCGCGGCGTCTTCGCGACGCTGTTCTATCGCCTGACCGGCGAGGACAGGACCCGCATCGAGGAGATCCTTTCGACCGTGCGGCTCGCGGCGCGCCGCGACGACCTTGCCGCTAACCTCTCACATGGCCAGAAACAATGGCTGGAGATTGGCATGCTGCTCGCGCAGGAGCCGGAGCTCTTGCTCGTCGACGAGCCGGTGGCCGGCATGACCGATGCGGAGACGGTAGAGACGGCCGTGCTGCTCAAGGAAATCGCCAGGACCCGCTCGGTCGTCGTCGTTGAGCACGACATGGGCTTCATCCGTGAACTCGGCGTCAAGGTGACCTGCCTTGCGGAGGGCTCGGTGCTGGCGGAGGGCTCGATCGAATTCGTCAGCAGCGATCCGAAGGTGATCGAAAACTATCTCGGCCGATGA
- a CDS encoding ABC transporter permease, which yields MSEWRYWLNEQRGTLMGLAIFLLMFAVYIANHPAGLTANVAQTAANKGVLFAFVAMAQTLVVITAGIDLSVGMIFILTNCLASWIVVGEPLPTALGVLAVLAVGMICGAINGLLVIYGRLQPIVATIATGAVYFGLALLLRPFPGGSVNEDLADALTGRLFGVIPSSLVALAAAVLLVWLPFRRSRLGRAAYAAGSSEQAAFMSGVPIRRGKFAAYTLAGLLAAMGGLFLTFFTYTGEAAYASGSGYTLWSIAAVVLGGVSLYGGRGSAVGAIFGAFAARTTGDMLFVFDVDPLWQPLLQGVVLMIAVSIGSIALLRVRNRLDWFQ from the coding sequence ATGAGCGAGTGGCGCTACTGGTTGAACGAGCAACGCGGGACACTCATGGGGCTCGCGATCTTTCTTCTGATGTTTGCCGTCTACATCGCGAACCACCCGGCCGGGCTGACGGCCAACGTGGCTCAGACCGCGGCCAACAAGGGCGTGCTGTTCGCCTTCGTCGCCATGGCCCAGACGCTGGTGGTGATCACGGCGGGCATCGATCTGTCGGTCGGCATGATCTTCATCCTGACCAATTGCCTGGCATCATGGATCGTCGTCGGCGAACCGCTGCCGACCGCCTTGGGTGTCCTTGCCGTCCTGGCAGTGGGCATGATTTGCGGCGCCATCAACGGGCTGTTGGTGATCTATGGACGACTGCAGCCGATCGTCGCGACGATCGCGACCGGGGCGGTCTATTTTGGCCTGGCGCTGCTGCTGAGACCCTTTCCCGGCGGCTCCGTCAACGAGGACCTCGCGGATGCGCTGACCGGTCGCCTCTTCGGCGTGATCCCCTCGAGCCTGGTGGCGCTGGCGGCGGCGGTTCTCCTGGTCTGGCTGCCCTTCCGGCGATCGAGACTTGGCAGGGCCGCCTATGCCGCCGGTTCGTCCGAGCAGGCGGCCTTCATGTCCGGCGTGCCGATCCGGCGCGGCAAGTTTGCAGCCTATACGCTCGCCGGATTGCTCGCGGCGATGGGCGGACTGTTCCTGACCTTCTTCACCTATACCGGCGAGGCGGCCTATGCCAGCGGCAGCGGCTACACGCTCTGGTCGATCGCGGCCGTCGTGCTCGGCGGCGTCTCGCTCTATGGTGGCCGCGGTAGCGCCGTCGGCGCGATCTTCGGTGCCTTCGCCGCCCGCACGACCGGTGATATGCTCTTTGTCTTCGACGTCGATCCGCTGTGGCAGCCGCTTCTCCAGGGTGTCGTCCTGATGATCGCGGTCAGCATCGGCTCCATCGCTCTGCTGCGGGTGCGCAACCGTCTGGACTGGTTCCAATGA
- a CDS encoding sugar ABC transporter substrate-binding protein → MTRTFVSGILTAAALTLLSTTAYAEPEIVSGPAAEPDCFVPWTPETKFFKFPKKDGPYRIALANGFIANTWRIQMIQTAKAYAAQPDVAAKLKEFKVVSTGEDVPAQISAINNFIDSGYDAVIVNAQNPTAFGPVIKRAKQAGVVLVAFDNILDTQDAINVNVDQKGLGVLWANWLAKHLPEGGKILEVRGVAGTSVDTDRHNGIHETFAATGKKWDVVEVIGKWDDPTAQKATADAIAVHKKFDGITAQGGDTGVVQAMIDAGHPFVPFGGETENGFRKFCAKHAGEGLKCSSAGTGPAQVAVAIKTAIAALEGQVVPQSIKLPLAIVEDPNFKEGQDFYPDQSDNFFVGNAFPTCGINFTAQEIMGQTKENQ, encoded by the coding sequence ATGACCAGAACATTCGTCAGCGGCATCCTCACGGCCGCTGCGCTCACGCTTCTATCGACGACAGCATATGCCGAACCCGAAATCGTCAGCGGTCCGGCGGCCGAACCGGATTGTTTCGTGCCCTGGACGCCCGAAACGAAGTTCTTCAAGTTCCCGAAGAAAGACGGTCCCTATCGGATCGCGCTCGCCAACGGCTTCATCGCCAATACGTGGCGCATCCAGATGATCCAGACGGCCAAGGCCTATGCCGCGCAACCGGACGTCGCGGCGAAGCTCAAGGAGTTCAAGGTCGTTTCCACCGGTGAGGACGTACCGGCGCAGATATCGGCGATCAACAACTTCATCGACTCCGGCTATGACGCGGTCATCGTCAACGCCCAGAACCCGACCGCCTTCGGACCGGTCATCAAGCGCGCCAAGCAAGCGGGCGTCGTGCTGGTCGCCTTCGACAACATTCTCGATACGCAGGACGCCATTAACGTCAATGTCGACCAGAAGGGCCTAGGCGTGCTCTGGGCAAACTGGCTCGCCAAACATCTTCCGGAGGGCGGCAAAATCCTTGAGGTGCGCGGCGTCGCCGGCACGTCGGTCGATACCGACCGCCACAACGGCATTCACGAAACCTTCGCGGCGACCGGCAAGAAATGGGACGTCGTCGAGGTGATCGGCAAGTGGGACGACCCGACGGCGCAGAAGGCGACCGCCGATGCGATCGCCGTGCACAAGAAATTCGACGGTATCACCGCACAGGGCGGCGACACCGGCGTGGTGCAGGCGATGATCGATGCCGGCCATCCCTTCGTCCCCTTCGGCGGCGAGACGGAGAACGGCTTCCGCAAGTTCTGCGCCAAGCATGCCGGAGAGGGGCTGAAGTGCTCGTCGGCCGGCACCGGCCCGGCTCAGGTGGCCGTTGCCATCAAGACGGCGATCGCCGCACTCGAGGGACAGGTGGTGCCGCAATCGATCAAGCTGCCGCTGGCGATCGTCGAGGATCCGAACTTCAAGGAAGGCCAGGATTTCTATCCCGACCAGTCGGACAACTTCTTCGTCGGCAACGCCTTCCCGACCTGCGGCATCAACTTCACTGCCCAGGAGATCATGGGACAGACGAAGGAAAACCAATAG